The Brasilonema sennae CENA114 genome includes a region encoding these proteins:
- a CDS encoding type II toxin-antitoxin system HicA family toxin — MGIVGFEIARVRGSHHILIHSDGRRTVVPVHSGETIGRGLLAQILRDCQITREEFRMLL, encoded by the coding sequence GTGGGTATTGTGGGTTTTGAAATTGCTAGAGTCCGTGGAAGTCACCATATTCTGATACATAGCGACGGGCGTCGGACGGTAGTTCCTGTGCATTCTGGTGAAACAATTGGTCGTGGTTTGCTGGCACAAATACTACGTGATTGCCAGATAACTCGTGAGGAGTTCAGAATGCTATTGTGA
- a CDS encoding SulP family inorganic anion transporter, with amino-acid sequence MTIRDLKAKRSIVNDLVASVVVFLVALPLCMGIAIASGVPPELGIITGIVGGMIVGTVAGSPLQASGPAAGLVVIVWELVQEHGIEMLGPVLILAGLVQLLAGMFKLGQVFRAISPAVIYGMLAGIGVLIFASQFHVMFDSKPSAHGINNLLSIPSELYKSIYPATGNSHFIAGSVALITIISLLVWEKFKPEKLKLLPGSLIAVVIATAIATVMKLPIQYVNVPDNLVSTIHLPKLENLIGVFKPSLLLEAVALAFIASAESLLSAAAVDRLQHESKTDFDRELAAQGFGNIICGALGALPMTGVIVRSSVNVEAGAKTRLSAILHGVWLFALVGIAPSVLNLIPTSSLAAILVVTGYKLVKVENIRKLQRYGRIPVFIYFATLGGILTADLLFGVLLGLVLSAVKLIYKVSQLSIHVVADVNDYRIDVYLEGMATFIRLPHLAKVLEQISPGKEIHIHLQMLSYIDHSCLDFLSMWEKQQENQGSTVIMQWDRLVERYSKPLVSGRSPEEDKPSPSHLTV; translated from the coding sequence ATGACAATCAGAGACCTCAAAGCTAAACGCTCCATCGTCAACGACCTAGTGGCGTCCGTAGTTGTGTTTCTCGTTGCTCTACCACTGTGCATGGGAATTGCGATCGCTTCAGGGGTTCCTCCAGAGTTAGGAATCATCACAGGAATTGTTGGCGGAATGATTGTCGGAACTGTTGCTGGCTCTCCATTACAGGCAAGTGGACCGGCAGCTGGGCTTGTTGTTATAGTTTGGGAATTGGTTCAAGAGCATGGCATTGAAATGCTAGGACCGGTTCTTATACTCGCGGGTTTAGTGCAGTTACTCGCGGGGATGTTCAAACTGGGACAGGTTTTCCGAGCAATATCTCCCGCAGTCATCTACGGGATGCTAGCAGGGATCGGTGTACTGATATTTGCTTCTCAATTCCATGTGATGTTTGATAGTAAGCCCAGTGCTCATGGAATCAATAACTTACTTTCTATTCCCAGCGAGTTGTACAAGTCAATTTATCCTGCTACAGGTAACAGCCATTTTATTGCAGGAAGTGTAGCTTTAATTACCATTATTAGCCTTCTTGTTTGGGAAAAGTTCAAGCCAGAAAAATTAAAATTGCTACCAGGCTCCCTGATTGCTGTTGTGATTGCAACTGCGATCGCCACTGTGATGAAGTTGCCTATTCAGTACGTCAATGTACCCGATAATCTTGTCAGCACGATTCACCTGCCAAAGTTAGAGAACTTGATTGGTGTATTCAAGCCATCTTTGCTGTTGGAAGCCGTAGCACTCGCCTTTATCGCCAGTGCAGAAAGCCTACTCTCAGCGGCGGCGGTAGATCGACTTCAGCACGAATCAAAAACTGACTTCGACCGCGAACTCGCAGCCCAAGGCTTTGGTAACATAATTTGCGGCGCATTAGGAGCGCTACCAATGACGGGTGTGATTGTCCGCAGTTCTGTTAACGTGGAAGCAGGAGCCAAAACCAGATTATCTGCGATTCTTCACGGAGTCTGGCTATTCGCTCTTGTTGGTATTGCGCCTTCGGTACTAAATCTCATTCCCACTTCCAGCCTCGCGGCGATTCTGGTGGTTACAGGCTACAAGCTGGTGAAAGTAGAGAATATCCGCAAGCTGCAACGATACGGGCGTATCCCTGTATTCATCTACTTTGCCACCTTAGGCGGAATTCTTACTGCTGACTTACTGTTTGGCGTATTACTTGGTCTTGTGCTGTCAGCAGTTAAGTTAATATACAAAGTTTCCCAGCTCTCTATCCATGTCGTAGCGGACGTAAACGATTACCGCATTGATGTGTATTTGGAAGGTATGGCTACATTTATTCGCCTACCTCATCTTGCCAAAGTCCTTGAACAGATTTCCCCAGGCAAGGAAATTCATATCCACCTACAGATGCTGAGCTATATTGACCATTCCTGTCTTGACTTTTTGTCGATGTGGGAAAAGCAACAGGAAAACCAAGGAAGCACTGTGATCATGCAATGGGATCGGTTGGTAGAACGCTACAGCAAACCACTTGTCTCTGGGCGTTCGCCCGAAGAGGACAAGCCAAGCCCATCGCACTTAACTGTCTAA
- a CDS encoding DUF2283 domain-containing protein: MDAKLGFEYDNEGDILYINKRPPYSEQESEEIDYGVIARLNPDTGDIENLEILFFSKRLSEKTLFELPIIADFRLAATA, from the coding sequence ATGGACGCGAAGTTAGGATTTGAATATGACAATGAAGGTGATATCCTTTATATCAACAAACGCCCTCCATACTCAGAGCAAGAATCAGAAGAAATTGATTATGGTGTGATTGCTCGTCTGAATCCGGATACTGGCGACATTGAGAACTTGGAAATTCTATTTTTCTCCAAAAGACTCTCAGAAAAAACTCTATTTGAACTGCCAATAATCGCAGATTTTCGCCTTGCTGCAACAGCATAA
- a CDS encoding type II toxin-antitoxin system PemK/MazF family toxin: MTFDQFDVVVVPFPFTDTSGSKKRPALVLSDAVAFNTLLSRSVMAMITTRTHAPWVLDVPITDLSSAGLKAASIVRMKLFTLDDALVLRHIGTLAEADKAAVKQALQQLFKW; this comes from the coding sequence GTGACCTTTGATCAATTTGATGTTGTGGTAGTGCCGTTTCCGTTTACCGATACTTCTGGGAGTAAAAAGCGTCCAGCACTTGTACTGAGTGATGCAGTTGCTTTCAATACGCTTTTAAGCCGAAGTGTGATGGCAATGATTACGACTAGAACTCATGCGCCTTGGGTGCTGGACGTGCCAATTACCGATTTATCCAGTGCAGGATTGAAGGCGGCTTCTATAGTACGAATGAAGTTGTTTACGTTAGATGATGCTTTGGTTTTGCGACACATTGGTACTCTGGCTGAAGCTGATAAAGCCGCAGTTAAACAAGCGCTGCAACAACTTTTTAAGTGGTAA
- a CDS encoding type II toxin-antitoxin system HicB family antitoxin, producing the protein MRREFNVIIERDADGYFVASVPALPGCHTQAKSLDELTDRIREASNSV; encoded by the coding sequence ATGAGGCGAGAATTTAATGTCATTATTGAGCGGGATGCGGATGGCTACTTTGTTGCTTCCGTCCCTGCGCTTCCTGGGTGTCATACGCAAGCTAAATCTTTAGATGAGTTGACAGACCGCATCCGAGAGGCATCAAACTCTGTTTAG
- a CDS encoding AbrB/MazE/SpoVT family DNA-binding domain-containing protein, which produces MATRKTSPVSRLTKKYQATIPQAVREVLGISQGDCVAFEIVQGQVVLKKVHPIDWDYLNAVAGTLNEWVSEADEEAYRDL; this is translated from the coding sequence ATGGCTACGCGCAAGACTTCACCCGTATCTAGACTCACCAAAAAGTACCAAGCAACGATTCCCCAAGCAGTACGAGAAGTGCTGGGAATTTCTCAGGGGGATTGTGTCGCTTTTGAAATCGTGCAGGGACAAGTGGTGTTAAAAAAAGTACATCCTATCGATTGGGATTACCTTAACGCGGTAGCTGGAACCTTGAATGAGTGGGTATCTGAAGCCGACGAGGAAGCGTATCGTGACCTTTGA
- a CDS encoding response regulator transcription factor: MTDRILIAEDEPRIATFIEKGLRASGFSSAIAKDGHEALSMAQTGDFNLLLLDIGLPGKDGWMVLEELRGQGEQISIIILSARDDVSDKVAGLEGGADDYITKPFRFEELLARVRARLRDNRLVRRQEETILKTGKIVLNLLTRQIWVGDHLLKLSAREFILAETFVRHPGQVMSREQLLSRVWGYDYDPGSNVVDVCVGSLRKKLGHDYIETVRGMGYRLRT, translated from the coding sequence ATGACTGATCGGATTCTGATTGCTGAAGATGAACCGCGCATAGCCACTTTCATAGAAAAAGGGTTACGGGCGTCGGGGTTTTCTTCCGCAATTGCCAAAGATGGTCATGAAGCGTTGAGCATGGCTCAAACTGGGGATTTTAACCTCCTGCTCCTTGACATTGGTCTGCCTGGCAAAGATGGTTGGATGGTATTGGAAGAATTACGCGGTCAGGGCGAACAGATCTCTATCATAATCCTCTCCGCTCGTGACGACGTCAGCGATAAGGTTGCCGGACTAGAAGGTGGCGCTGACGACTACATCACAAAACCCTTTCGGTTTGAAGAACTGCTAGCACGGGTACGGGCGCGGTTACGCGACAATCGTTTGGTTAGACGACAGGAAGAAACGATTCTTAAAACAGGCAAGATTGTGCTAAACTTGCTGACACGTCAGATTTGGGTTGGGGATCATCTACTCAAGTTATCAGCACGAGAATTTATCCTGGCTGAAACCTTTGTCCGTCATCCAGGGCAAGTCATGAGCCGAGAGCAACTACTAAGTCGGGTTTGGGGCTATGACTACGATCCCGGTTCTAATGTTGTTGATGTCTGCGTTGGTTCCCTGCGCAAAAAGCTAGGTCACGACTACATCGAAACAGTCAGGGGTATGGGCTATCGACTGCGAACATGA
- the clpB gene encoding ATP-dependent chaperone ClpB, whose amino-acid sequence MQPTNPNQFTEKAWEAIAHTPDIAKQYQQQQIESEHLMKALLDQEGLANGVFTKAGVNLQKLRDKSEEFIQTQPKVSGSSSSVYLGRSLDTLLDRADGYRKELQDEYISIEHLLLGYAKDDRFGKKLYQEFGLDESKLKNIIKQIRGSQKVTDQNPEGKYQSLEKYGRDLTEAARQGKLDPVIGRDDEIRRTIQILSRRTKNNPVLIGEPGVGKTAIAEGLAQRIIAGDVPQSLKDRKLIGLDMGALIAGAKFRGEFEERLKAVLKEVTESNGNIVLFIDEIHTVVGAGATQGAMDAGNLLKPMLARGELRCIGATTLDEYRKYIEKDAALERRFQQVYVDQPSVEDTISILRGLKERYEVHHGVKISDSSLVAAATLSSRYISDRFLPDKAIDLVDEAAARLKMEITSKPEELDEIDRKILQLEMEKLSLQKESNSASRERLERLDKELADLKEDQRTLNTQWQSEKDIITKIQSVKEEIDRVNLEVQQAERDYDLNRAAELKYGKLTSLHRDLEAVETELAQAQRSGKSLLREEVTEADIAEVISKWTGIPISKLVESEKERLLHLEDELHHRVIGQEEAVSAVADAIQRSRAGLADPNRPIASFVFLGPTGVGKTELAKALASYMFDTEEALVRIDMSEYMEKHAVSRLIGAPPGYVGYDEGGQLTEAIRRRPYAVILFDEIEKAHPDVFNIFLQILDDGRVTDAQGHTVDFKNTVIIMTSNIGSQYILDVSGDDSRYDEMRHRVMEAMRNSFRPEFLNRIDEIIIFHSLQKQELRRIVQLQVGRLQQRLSDTSGGLRQRKMSLKLSDAALDFLADVGYDPVFGARPLKRAIQRELETQIAKAILRGEFNDGDTIFVDIENERLAFKRLPVQVFTA is encoded by the coding sequence ATGCAACCAACTAATCCAAACCAATTTACAGAAAAAGCGTGGGAAGCGATCGCCCACACCCCAGATATAGCTAAACAATATCAACAACAGCAGATTGAAAGCGAACACCTAATGAAAGCACTGCTGGATCAAGAAGGACTAGCCAACGGTGTTTTTACCAAAGCGGGTGTGAATCTGCAAAAACTGCGCGACAAGAGCGAAGAATTTATTCAAACTCAGCCCAAAGTATCTGGTAGCAGTAGTTCTGTGTACTTAGGACGCAGTTTAGATACTCTTCTTGACCGCGCTGACGGTTATCGTAAGGAGTTACAAGACGAGTATATCTCTATCGAACACTTGTTACTAGGTTACGCTAAAGATGACCGTTTTGGTAAAAAATTGTACCAAGAATTTGGGTTAGACGAAAGTAAGCTTAAAAATATTATTAAACAAATTCGTGGGAGCCAAAAAGTGACCGACCAAAATCCAGAAGGTAAATACCAATCACTGGAAAAATATGGGCGTGACCTGACAGAAGCTGCCCGTCAAGGTAAACTTGACCCAGTGATTGGACGTGATGATGAAATTCGCCGCACTATTCAAATTCTCTCGCGTCGTACCAAGAATAACCCTGTGTTGATTGGTGAACCAGGCGTTGGAAAAACTGCGATCGCCGAAGGACTCGCACAACGTATCATAGCTGGTGATGTACCTCAGTCCCTCAAAGACCGCAAACTCATAGGTTTAGATATGGGTGCTTTGATTGCGGGGGCAAAATTCCGGGGTGAATTTGAAGAACGCCTGAAAGCAGTTTTAAAAGAAGTAACCGAGTCGAACGGTAATATAGTTTTATTTATTGATGAAATTCATACCGTTGTTGGTGCTGGTGCGACTCAAGGCGCAATGGACGCTGGTAACTTGTTAAAGCCGATGTTGGCGCGGGGTGAGTTGCGCTGTATTGGTGCGACAACCCTAGATGAGTACCGTAAATATATTGAAAAAGACGCTGCTTTGGAAAGACGCTTCCAGCAGGTTTATGTGGATCAGCCCAGCGTGGAAGATACCATTTCCATTTTGCGCGGCTTGAAAGAACGGTATGAAGTTCACCACGGGGTGAAAATTTCTGATAGTTCTTTAGTTGCAGCTGCGACATTGTCGAGTCGATATATTAGCGATCGCTTCCTACCAGACAAAGCCATTGACTTAGTAGACGAAGCTGCAGCACGCTTGAAAATGGAGATAACCTCCAAACCCGAAGAACTCGACGAAATTGATCGTAAGATTCTGCAACTAGAAATGGAGAAGTTGTCACTGCAAAAAGAAAGCAATTCAGCATCCAGAGAACGTCTAGAAAGACTAGACAAAGAACTTGCAGATCTTAAAGAAGACCAAAGAACACTCAATACTCAATGGCAGTCTGAAAAAGACATTATCACGAAAATTCAGTCTGTCAAAGAAGAAATTGACCGCGTTAACTTGGAAGTTCAACAAGCAGAACGCGACTACGACCTGAACCGCGCTGCTGAGTTAAAATACGGTAAGTTAACTAGTTTGCATCGCGATTTGGAAGCAGTAGAAACTGAACTTGCTCAAGCACAACGCAGTGGAAAATCTTTATTACGCGAGGAAGTCACTGAAGCTGACATTGCGGAAGTCATTTCCAAGTGGACGGGAATTCCCATCAGCAAGCTTGTAGAATCAGAGAAAGAAAGACTCCTGCACTTAGAAGATGAGCTGCACCATCGCGTGATTGGACAAGAAGAAGCAGTCAGCGCTGTAGCAGATGCTATTCAACGTTCTCGCGCTGGACTTGCTGATCCGAATCGTCCGATCGCAAGCTTTGTTTTTCTTGGTCCAACGGGTGTTGGTAAAACTGAACTCGCGAAAGCTTTGGCGTCTTATATGTTCGACACCGAAGAAGCGCTGGTGCGAATTGATATGTCCGAGTACATGGAGAAACACGCCGTTTCCAGACTCATCGGTGCGCCTCCAGGATACGTCGGTTACGACGAAGGCGGACAACTGACTGAAGCAATTCGTCGTCGTCCCTACGCAGTGATTTTGTTCGACGAAATCGAAAAAGCACACCCAGACGTCTTTAACATATTCTTGCAAATTCTTGATGATGGTCGAGTCACTGATGCTCAAGGACATACGGTAGACTTCAAAAATACTGTGATCATCATGACCAGCAACATCGGTTCACAGTATATCCTAGATGTGTCAGGAGATGACTCGCGTTACGATGAAATGCGCCATCGGGTAATGGAAGCAATGCGAAATAGCTTCCGTCCAGAGTTCCTCAATCGTATCGATGAGATTATCATCTTCCACAGTTTGCAAAAACAAGAATTGCGTCGAATTGTACAGTTGCAAGTTGGTAGACTACAGCAAAGATTGAGCGATACCTCCGGTGGGCTTCGCCAACGCAAGATGTCTCTCAAACTTTCCGATGCTGCTCTTGACTTTTTAGCAGATGTAGGCTATGATCCAGTCTTCGGAGCACGTCCGCTGAAGCGAGCAATTCAACGTGAGTTAGAAACTCAGATTGCCAAAGCTATCTTGCGTGGAGAATTTAATGATGGGGATACCATCTTTGTGGATATCGAGAATGAGCGGCTTGCCTTCAAGCGCTTACCAGTGCAGGTGTTTACAGCTTAA
- a CDS encoding GlsB/YeaQ/YmgE family stress response membrane protein — translation MNLIAWVVLGILAGAIAKAIYPGYQGGGILSTIVLGIVGAFVGGTLVNVLQTGTFTLTTATLSIPGLFVAVLGAMIAIFLYYQFSRRAI, via the coding sequence ATGAATCTTATTGCTTGGGTCGTTTTAGGTATTCTAGCTGGCGCTATTGCAAAAGCAATCTATCCTGGTTATCAAGGTGGCGGAATATTATCGACAATAGTTCTAGGTATTGTTGGTGCTTTCGTTGGTGGAACATTGGTTAACGTACTGCAAACTGGAACATTCACACTAACTACTGCAACCTTGAGTATTCCTGGTTTGTTCGTTGCAGTGTTAGGCGCGATGATTGCTATTTTCTTGTACTATCAATTTTCCCGCAGAGCAATCTAA
- a CDS encoding sensor histidine kinase, with translation MAPKIFTSSNQNTQIIKKNRFPGWRTIFFGVRTRILIWYVALMAFSTLVSVLAIREILVVRLEQEIEKYLTQEVEEFRRLTQGKNPSTAQPFGDDVAAIFDVFLSRNIPHENAFLITLLNEKLYKSSPQVLPIALKPNSALIEHWLKLKQPKQGKEFISNHTIYYVAEPILKGKTQGVFVVIYSISSAHQQVNRAVVVVIQVTIAVLAIASVLAWIVAGRLLAPLSLLIETAHLITESDLSRRIPVQGVDQIAELSITFNQMLDRLETAFASQRNFINDASHELRTPITIIRGHLELLGDDPQERRETVELVTDELDRMSRFVDDLLLLAKAEQPNFLNLQTVDISLLIGELYTKATALAQRDWRLENKGVGLIVADRQRLTQAIMNLAQNATQYTSDGDVIALGSEVLNGYAYFWVRDTGVGIAPTDQERIFERFARGSHSYRRSEGAGLGLSIVRAIATAHGGRVELKSKLGEGSTFTLIIPLDPPFGDSV, from the coding sequence ATGGCTCCAAAAATATTTACGAGCAGTAATCAAAATACTCAAATTATAAAGAAAAACCGATTTCCTGGATGGCGCACAATCTTCTTTGGCGTTCGCACACGCATCCTGATTTGGTATGTTGCGCTGATGGCATTTTCCACATTAGTTTCTGTTTTAGCAATTCGTGAGATTCTGGTTGTCCGACTCGAACAGGAGATTGAAAAGTATCTTACCCAGGAGGTAGAGGAGTTTAGACGATTAACTCAGGGAAAAAACCCAAGCACGGCTCAACCTTTCGGGGATGATGTTGCAGCCATTTTTGATGTGTTCTTGTCCCGCAACATTCCCCATGAAAACGCCTTTTTGATTACGCTGTTGAATGAGAAATTGTACAAATCTAGTCCGCAAGTTTTGCCAATTGCTTTAAAGCCCAATTCAGCCCTTATTGAACACTGGCTGAAACTCAAACAACCCAAACAAGGTAAGGAATTCATCTCAAATCATACTATCTACTATGTGGCTGAGCCAATACTCAAAGGCAAGACTCAGGGTGTCTTTGTGGTCATTTACTCTATTAGTAGCGCTCATCAGCAGGTGAACAGAGCCGTTGTCGTCGTTATTCAGGTGACAATAGCTGTTCTAGCCATAGCATCGGTGCTGGCTTGGATAGTAGCTGGACGGTTATTGGCTCCCCTAAGCTTACTCATTGAAACAGCCCACTTGATTACCGAATCTGACTTATCTCGACGCATCCCCGTGCAGGGAGTAGACCAAATTGCCGAACTGAGCATCACGTTCAACCAGATGTTAGATCGTCTTGAGACTGCTTTTGCCAGTCAACGAAACTTCATCAACGATGCAAGTCATGAACTGCGCACACCAATCACAATTATCCGAGGTCATTTGGAACTACTGGGTGACGATCCCCAAGAACGACGTGAAACAGTGGAATTAGTGACTGATGAGCTTGATCGCATGAGTCGCTTTGTCGATGACTTACTATTACTTGCTAAGGCAGAGCAACCAAATTTTTTAAACCTACAAACGGTGGATATTAGTTTATTAATTGGGGAACTATATACTAAAGCGACGGCTTTAGCTCAGCGAGACTGGCGTTTGGAAAACAAGGGTGTAGGGCTGATTGTGGCTGACCGCCAGCGTCTGACTCAGGCTATCATGAACTTGGCTCAGAATGCTACGCAGTACACCAGTGATGGAGATGTCATTGCCCTTGGTTCAGAAGTTTTGAACGGTTATGCTTATTTCTGGGTGCGTGACACAGGCGTTGGTATTGCTCCTACCGATCAAGAGCGAATTTTCGAGCGCTTTGCCCGTGGCTCCCATAGTTATCGCCGTTCTGAAGGCGCTGGTTTAGGATTGTCTATCGTAAGAGCGATCGCAACAGCACATGGCGGTCGAGTAGAACTTAAAAGCAAACTCGGTGAAGGTTCTACATTCACTCTTATCATTCCACTAGATCCACCCTTTGGAGATTCTGTATGA